The following are encoded together in the Coffea arabica cultivar ET-39 chromosome 1c, Coffea Arabica ET-39 HiFi, whole genome shotgun sequence genome:
- the LOC113714845 gene encoding phenylacetaldehyde reductase, producing the protein MKTVCVTGASGYIASWLVKFLLQRGYTVKASVRDLNDPKKVEHLLALDGAKERLQLFKANLLEEGSFDAAIDGCDGVFHMASPFYHTVTDPQAELIDPALKGTLSVLGSCAKSPSVKRVVLTSSIAAVAFNGKPRSPDVVVDETWWSLPEFCKQMKLWYVLSKTLAEDAAWKFVKEKGLDMVTINPAMVIGPLLQPTLNTSAAAILNLINGAETFPNSSMGWVDVKDVANAHILAFENPSASGRYCLVERVVHYSEVVNILREIYPSSKLPEKCADDKPFVPTYQVSKEKAKSLGLEFIPVEQSIKETVESLKEKNFLNSSAAL; encoded by the exons ATGAAGACAGTGTGTGTAACAGGGGCTTCGGGCTACATAGCATCATGGCTTGTCAAGTTCTTGCTCCAGCGTGGTTACACTGTCAAGGCATCTGTTCGTGACCTCA ATGATCCAAAGAAAGTAGAACACTTGCTTGCACTTGATGGAGCTAAGGAGAGACTTCAGTTGTTCAAAGCAAACCTACTGGAGGAAGGTTCCTTTGATGCTGCGATTGATGGTTGTGATGGTGTTTTTCATATGGCCTCTCCTTTCTACCATACAGTCACTGATCCTCAG GCTGAATTGATTGATCCTGCTCTAAAAGGGACTCTTAGTGTTCTGGGATCATGTGCAAAATCTCCATCTGTTAAAAGAGTGGTTTTAACATCCTCTATAGCTGCAGTTGCCTTCAACGGCAAGCCTCGTAGTCCGGACGTGGTGGTTGATGAGACTTGGTGGTCTCTTCCTGAATTTTGCAAGCAAATGAAG TTATGGTATGTTCTCTCAAAGACATTGGCTGAGGATGCTGCCTGGAAGTTTGTAAAAGAGAAAGGTTTAGACATGGTAACGATAAACCCAGCTATGGTGATTGGGCCTCTGTTACAGCCAACACTTAACACCAGTGCTGCtgcaattttgaatttaataaaCG GTGCAGAAACATTTCCAAATTCTTCTATGGGCTGGGTTGATGTCAAAGATGTTGCTAATGCACATATTCTAGCTTTTGAAAATCCATCTGCTAGTGGAAGATACTGCCTGGTTGAAAGAGTGGTACACTACTCTGAAGTTGTGAACATCTTGCGTGAAATTTATCCTTCCTCAAAACTTCCAGAAAA GTGCGCTGATGACAAGCCATTTGTGCCGACGTACCAGGTTTCCAAGGAGAAGGCAAAAAGCTTAGGTCTTGAATTCATTCCCGTTGAGCAAAGCATCAAGGAAACAGTTGAAAGCTTGAAGGAGAAGAACTTTTTGAACTCTTCTGCTGCACTTTGA